The following proteins are encoded in a genomic region of Gossypium hirsutum isolate 1008001.06 chromosome D05, Gossypium_hirsutum_v2.1, whole genome shotgun sequence:
- the LOC107922295 gene encoding uncharacterized protein isoform X2 encodes MIFSTSWTHLQCTPLLHSMNKKMSGTKKEENIYLGPHGAPPSQSRQQELNLSTRKQRFKQKLKEADKRVSGTGRENKVENLKELVGGGKASPNMSKGSPRDWLDPHCNESEFEKPYPQ; translated from the exons ATGATCTTCAGCACCTCATGGACTCATCTCCAGTGCACACCACTTCTTCACTCCATGAACAAGAAGATGAGTGGG ACCAAAAAAGAAGAGAACATCTACTTGGGACCGCATGGTGCGCCGCCATCACAATCAAGGCAGCAGGAGCTGAATCTGTCCACTCGTAAGCAACGGTTCAAACAGAAACTAAAGGAAGCTGATAAAAGGGTCAGCGGGACAGGCCGGGAGAACAAGGTGGAAAATTTGAAAGAGCTTGTTGGTGGTGGGAAAGCAAGCCCCAACATGTCCAAGGGTTCCCCTAGGGATTGGCTAGACCCACATTGCAATGAATCAGAATTTGAGAAGCCATACCCTCAGTGA
- the LOC107922295 gene encoding uncharacterized protein isoform X1 — protein MDSSPVHTTSSLHEQEDEWDTDGFVIPSLEIEEPYETKADTSDVETSKSYSQQTKKEENIYLGPHGAPPSQSRQQELNLSTRKQRFKQKLKEADKRVSGTGRENKVENLKELVGGGKASPNMSKGSPRDWLDPHCNESEFEKPYPQ, from the exons ATGGACTCATCTCCAGTGCACACCACTTCTTCACTCCATGAACAAGAAGATGAGTGGG ACACTGATGGATTTGTGATTCCGAGCTTGGAAATTGAAGAACCATATGAAACTAAAGCTGATACTTCAGATGTAGAAACATCAAAATCGTATTCGCAGCAG ACCAAAAAAGAAGAGAACATCTACTTGGGACCGCATGGTGCGCCGCCATCACAATCAAGGCAGCAGGAGCTGAATCTGTCCACTCGTAAGCAACGGTTCAAACAGAAACTAAAGGAAGCTGATAAAAGGGTCAGCGGGACAGGCCGGGAGAACAAGGTGGAAAATTTGAAAGAGCTTGTTGGTGGTGGGAAAGCAAGCCCCAACATGTCCAAGGGTTCCCCTAGGGATTGGCTAGACCCACATTGCAATGAATCAGAATTTGAGAAGCCATACCCTCAGTGA
- the LOC107922294 gene encoding cysteine synthase 2 has product MAPVRTTGAIVASTAAISISMAIFSYFLFFKKTNSTLHCNKKKKPRNGVVDAIGNTPLIRINSLSEATGCEILGKCEFLNPGGSVKDRVALKVIQEALESGELAPGGVVTEGSAGSTAISLATVAPAFGCKCHVVIPDDAAIEKSQIIEALGATVERVRPVSITHRDHYVNIAKRRALEANELAAKDKKVSQVDGKDRDQMDGCVPDPEKENPGFLSHYNGGFFADQFENLANFRAHYEGTGPEIWEQTDGNVDAFVAAAGTGGTVAGVSTFLQEKSPKIKCFLIDPPGSGLFNKVTRGVMYTKEEAEGRRLKNPFDTITEGIGINRLTKNFMMAKLDGAFQGTDKEAVEMSRFLLKNDGLFLGSSSAMNCVGAVRVAKALGPGHTIVTILCDNGMRHLSKFYDPKYLAQYGLMPTATGLEFMSTK; this is encoded by the exons ATGGCGCCTGTAAGAACCACAGGCGCTATTGTTGCTTCCACTGCCGCCATCTCCATTTCCATGGCGATCTTCTCTTACTTCCTCTTCTTTAAAAAGACCAATTCGACCCTTCATTGCAACAAGAAGAAAAAACCCAGAAATGGAGTCGTCGATGCCATTGGTAACACCCCTTTGATCCGCATCAATAGCCTCTCTGAAGCCACTGGCTGTGAG ATTCTGGGCAAGTGTGAGTTCCTGAATCCTGGAGGAAGTGTGAAAGATAGGGTTGCTTTGAAAGTAATTCAGGAG GCTCTTGAATCAGGTGAGCTAGCTCCCGGTGGGGTAGTTACTGAAGGGAGTGCTGGGAGTACTGCGATTAGCCTCGCTACGGTGGCTCCTGCCTTTGGATGCAAATGTCATGTAGTCATCCCGGACGATGCTGCTATCGAGAAG TCTCAAATAATCGAAGCATTGGGAGCTACTGTTGAAAGGGTAAGACCAGTATCAATTACACACAGAGACCATTATGTCAATATTGCTAAGAGGCGTGCGCTAGAGGCAAATGAATTAGCAGCAAAGGATAAAAAGGTCAGCCAAGTTGATGGCAAAGACCGGGATCAAATGGATGGTTGCGTACCTGACCCGGAGAAAGAAAATCCGGGTTTCTTGAGCCATTATAACGGTGGTTTCTTTGcggatcaatttgaaaatttgGCAAACTTCAGGGCTCACTATGAGGGTACTGGGCCTGAGATTTGGGAGCAGACTGATGGCAATGTGGATGCATTTGTTGCAGCTGCAGGCACTGGTGGTACCGTGGCTGGTGTTTCCACATTTCTTCAG GAGAAGAGTCCGAAAATCAAGTGTTTCTTGATAGATCCTCCCGGTTCTGGTTTGTTCAATAAGGTAACTCGGGGAGTCATGTACACTAAAGAGGAAGCCGAAGGACGAAGGTTGAAGAATCCGTTTGACACCATAACAGAAGGGATCGGAATCAACAGAttgactaaaaattttatgatggcAAAGCTCGATGGAGCTTTTCAAGGCACGGATAAGGAAGCTGTTGAAATGTCGAG GTTCCTTTTGAAGAATGACGGGCTCTTTCTCGGGAGTTCTTCAGCCATGAACTGTGTTGGAGCTGTTCGAGTGGCAAAGGCTCTTGGCCCTGGCCACACTATCGTAACCATTCTATGCGACAACGGGATGAGACATCTAAGCAAATTCTATGATCCCAAATATTTGGCGCAGTATGGATTGATGCCCACGGCAACCGGATTAGAGTTCATGAGCACCAAATGA